From a single Vanacampus margaritifer isolate UIUO_Vmar chromosome 15, RoL_Vmar_1.0, whole genome shotgun sequence genomic region:
- the igf1 gene encoding insulin-like growth factor 1 isoform X1: protein MSSALSCLRWHLWDVLKSAMCWMSRSHALSLLLCVLSLTPAASGARPETLCGAELVDTLQFVCGERGFYFSKPTGYGPNARRSRGIVDECCFQSCELRRLEMYCAPAKTSKAARSVRAQRHTDAPRAAKVGGGSAGHKADKGSDRRAAAHTDKTKNKKRPLPGHSHSAFKEAHPKNSSRGSTPGRNYRM, encoded by the exons ATGTCCTCCGCACTTTCCTGCCTCCGGTGGCATTTATGGGACGTCCTCAAG AGTGCGATGTGCTGGATGTCCCGTAGCCACGCCCTCTCACTACTGCTGTGCGTCCTCAGCCTGACTCCGGCGGCTTCGGGGGCGAGGCCAGAGACGCTGTGCGGGGCGGAGCTGGTCGACACGCTGCAGTTTGTGTGCGGCGAGAGGGGCTTTTATTTCA GTAAGCCGACGGGCTACGGCCCCAACGCCCGGCGGTCGCGGGGCATCGTGGACGAGTGCTGCTTCCAGAGCTGCGAATTGCGGCGGCTGGAGATGTACTGCGCGCCCGCCAAGACCAGCAAGGCCGCACGCTCGGTGCGCGCCCAGCGCCACACGGACGCGCCGCGGGCCGCCAAGGTCGGCGGGGGCAGCGCGGGCCACAAGGCCGACAAGGGCTCGGACCGACGGGCGGCGGCGCACAcggacaagacaaaaaacaagaag AGACCTTTACCTGGACACAGTCACTCAGCCTTTAAG GAAGCGCATCCCAAAAACTCAAGTCGAGGTAGCACCCCGGGCCGAAACTACCGAATGTAG
- the igf1 gene encoding insulin-like growth factor 1 isoform X2, whose protein sequence is MCWMSRSHALSLLLCVLSLTPAASGARPETLCGAELVDTLQFVCGERGFYFSKPTGYGPNARRSRGIVDECCFQSCELRRLEMYCAPAKTSKAARSVRAQRHTDAPRAAKVGGGSAGHKADKGSDRRAAAHTDKTKNKKRPLPGHSHSAFKEAHPKNSSRGSTPGRNYRM, encoded by the exons ATGTGCTGGATGTCCCGTAGCCACGCCCTCTCACTACTGCTGTGCGTCCTCAGCCTGACTCCGGCGGCTTCGGGGGCGAGGCCAGAGACGCTGTGCGGGGCGGAGCTGGTCGACACGCTGCAGTTTGTGTGCGGCGAGAGGGGCTTTTATTTCA GTAAGCCGACGGGCTACGGCCCCAACGCCCGGCGGTCGCGGGGCATCGTGGACGAGTGCTGCTTCCAGAGCTGCGAATTGCGGCGGCTGGAGATGTACTGCGCGCCCGCCAAGACCAGCAAGGCCGCACGCTCGGTGCGCGCCCAGCGCCACACGGACGCGCCGCGGGCCGCCAAGGTCGGCGGGGGCAGCGCGGGCCACAAGGCCGACAAGGGCTCGGACCGACGGGCGGCGGCGCACAcggacaagacaaaaaacaagaag AGACCTTTACCTGGACACAGTCACTCAGCCTTTAAG GAAGCGCATCCCAAAAACTCAAGTCGAGGTAGCACCCCGGGCCGAAACTACCGAATGTAG
- the pmch gene encoding pro-MCH: MSSVRHFVLALLFLSNISRRLAAGTTDKDELSALMGDESGAATAALRRNLMWDITDEDGSPKVLVLADTRRRGTGFRGLNQRLPVMDEPRWSQNQAAERIGRRDTDIDMLRCMIGRVYRPCWGGT; this comes from the exons ATGTCCTCCGTCCGCCACTTTGTCCTCGCTCTGCTGTTCCTCTCCAACATCAGCAGACGATTGGCTGCCGGGACCACCGACAAGGATGAATTGAGTGCCCTGATGGGGGACGAGAGTGGTGCTGCCACCGCTGCCCTTAGGAGGAACTTGATGTGGGACATCACGGATGAAGACGGAAGCCCCAAAGTGCTCGTGTTGGCG GACACGAGGCGGCGAGGAACGGGTTTTCGGGGTCTCAACCAGCGACTTCCTGTGATGGACGAGCCACGCTGGAGCCAAAACCAGGCCGCCGAGAGAATCGGCCGCAGGGATACCGACATTGACA TGTTGCGTTGTATGATCGGACGAGTGTACCGACCCTGCTGGGGAGGGACATAA